From a single Nicotiana tomentosiformis chromosome 2, ASM39032v3, whole genome shotgun sequence genomic region:
- the LOC138905364 gene encoding uncharacterized protein: MPGYAKIMKDLVTKKRSMNFETIKVTHQVSAIVYSMAIKLEDPSAFTIPCTIGSDEFAKTLCDLGASINLMPYSIFKTLGIGQPRPTPMRLQMADRTMKTNLGVIEDVLVRVDKFILPVDFFILNCEFDYEVSIILGRPFLAMGKALCDVEAGELTFRISDKKVVFHVCKSMWQPNRNKMCSFMDLVTDVIVDETSATINVGDMLEVVFLNFDDDEMDGFMECANSLQGMGSYNYVPWKLSLDLENRTTPPTKPFY, from the coding sequence ATGCCAGGTTATGCAAAGattatgaaggatcttgtgacaaagaagcggtctatgaattttgaaaccatcaaagtcactcatcaagtgagtgcgatTGTGTACTCAATGGCTATTAAGTTGGAGGATCCtagtgctttcacgattccttgtacaattggaagtgatGAGTTTGCTAaaactctttgtgatcttggggcaagtatcaatttgatgccctattctatTTTCAAGACTttaggaattgggcaaccaagacctacccctatgaggttgcaaatggccgatcgtaccatgaagactaatttgggagtgattgaagatgttttggtccgtgttgataaattcattcttccagtgGATTTTTTCATTCTAAATTGTGAGTTTGATTATGAAGtgtcgattattcttggtagacctttccttgctatggggaaggctctttgtgatgttgaagccggagaacttacCTTCCGGATTAGTGataaaaaagtggtattccatgtgtgtaagtccatgtgGCAACCAAATAGGAATAAGATGTGTTCTTttatggacttggtgaccgatgttattgttgatgaaacaagtgctacaatcaatgttggtgatatgttggaggtcgtCTTTCtaaactttgatgatgacgagatggatggcttcatggaatgtgcgaactctttgcaaggaatggggtcgtataacTATGTACCCTggaaattgtccttggatcttgaaaataggacaactcctccaacaaagcctttctattga